A single genomic interval of Arachis duranensis cultivar V14167 chromosome 7, aradu.V14167.gnm2.J7QH, whole genome shotgun sequence harbors:
- the LOC107458375 gene encoding cytochrome P450 86A1, with amino-acid sequence MQMETLPLLLTLAAALSAYFLWFKLLSQTLTGPKAWPFVGSLPVLFKNRNRVHDWIADNLRATAGATYQTCIIPFPFLARKQGFYTVTCHPKNLEHILRTRFDNYPKGPKWQTAFHDLLGQGIFNSDGDTWLMQRKTAALEFTTRTLRQAMARWVNRTIKNRLWCILDKAAKEKVHVDLQDLLLRLTFDNICGLTFGKDPETLSPHLPENPFAVAFDTATEATMHRFLYPGIVWRFQKLLCIGQEKRLKESLEIVETYMNDAVLDRKESPSDDLLSRFMKKRDANGKPLSPTILQRIVLNFVLAGRDTSSVALSWFFWLVMNHPNVEARIVAEITAILNQSRGGDRRWWVEEPLDFDEADKMVYLKAALAETLRLYPSVPQDFKQAVADDVLPDGTVVPAGSTVTYSIYSAGRVESVWGKDCLEFRPERWLSVREDRFEPPKDGFKFVAFNAGPRTCLGKDLAYLQMKSVAAAVLLRYRLLPVPGHHVEQKMSLTLFMKNGLSEKLYMLVYYILLTICILFGG; translated from the coding sequence ATGCAAATGGAAACCCTCCCACTCCTCCTCACCCTAGCAGCAGCACTATCAGCTTACTTCCTTTGGTTCAAACTCCTTTCCCAGACCTTAACCGGCCCGAAGGCCTGGCCATTCGTGGGGAGCCTCCCGGTCCTCTTCAAGAACCGGAACCGTGTCCACGACTGGATAGCCGACAACCTCCGCGCCACTGCTGGAGCCACGTACCAAACATGTATCATACCATTTCCTTTCTTGGCGCGCAAGCAAGGGTTCTACACCGTCACATGCCACCCGAAAAACCTTGAGCATATACTCCGAACCCGGTTCGACAACTACCCTAAGGGCCCTAAATGGCAAACGGCATTCCACGACCTCTTAGGGCAAGGGATTTTCAACAGCGACGGTGACACGTGGCTCATGCAGCGGAAAACAGCTGCCTTAGAGTTCACAACACGAACCCTAAGGCAAGCGATGGCACGGTGGGTGAACCGCACCATCAAGAATCGTCTATGGTGCATCCTAGACAAAGCGGCGAAGGAGAAAGTTCATGTAGATCTTCAGGACCTTCTCCTTCGCCTTACATTTGACAACATTTGCGGCCTTACTTTCGGGAAGGACCCCGAAACCCTCTCACCACATTTACCAGAAAACCCTTTTGCCGTGGCGTTTGACACCGCAACGGAAGCTACAATGCACAGATTCTTGTATCCAGGTATCGTTTGGAGGTTCCAGAAGCTTCTGTGCATCGGACAAGAAAAACGGTTAAAGGAGAGTCTCGAGATAGTTGAAACTTACATGAACGACGCCGTTTTGGACCGCAAGGAATCCCCTTCGGACGACTTGCTCTCCCGTTTCATGAAGAAGCGTGACGCTAACGGAAAACCGTTAAGCCCAACGATCTTGCAACGGATCGTTCTGAATTTCGTTTTGGCGGGAAGGGACACGTCATCCGTGGCTCTCAGCTGGTTCTTCTGGCTCGTAATGAACCACCCCAATGTGGAGGCCAGGATCGTGGCGGAGATCACGGCGATACTCAACCAGAGCCGCGGCGGAGACCGACGGTGGTGGGTGGAGGAACCACTGGACTTCGACGAGGCAGACAAGATGGTTTACCTGAAGGCAGCGCTGGCGGAGACGCTGCGGTTGTACCCGTCGGTGCCTCAGGATTTCAAACAGGCCGTCGCCGACGATGTGTTGCCAGATGGCACGGTGGTTCCGGCGGGTTCGACGGTGACGTATTCGATATACTCGGCGGGGAGGGTTGAGAGTGTTTGGGGAAAAGATTGTTTGGAGTTTAGACCGGAGCGGTGGCTTTCAGTTCGTGAAGACCGGTTCGAACCGCCAAAGGATGGGTTTAAGTTCGTGGCTTTTAACGCTGGACCGAGAACTTGTTTGGGGAAGGACCTGGCTTACCTTCAGATGAAATCGGTGGCTGCGGCTGTGCTTTTGAGGTACCGGCTGTTGCCGGTTCCCGGTCACCATGTGGAGCAGAAGATGTCACTCACTTTGTTCATGAAGAATGGGCTCAGTGAAAAACTGTATATGTTGGTTTACTACATTTTACTTACTATTTGCATTTTGTTTGGGGGTTGA